One Primulina huaijiensis isolate GDHJ02 chromosome 5, ASM1229523v2, whole genome shotgun sequence DNA segment encodes these proteins:
- the LOC140977339 gene encoding serine/threonine-protein kinase RIPK-like, which produces MAVKKKMKWQEYFPSCFKPEIPRQSPDQKKPISKPSSFHRISISDLSGSTLSEDLSTSLAGSNIHAFTLQELKVITQNFSSSNFLGEGGFGPVHKGFIDGNLRPGLKAQPVAVKLLDLDGTQGHREWLTEVIFLGQLRHAHLVKLIGYCCEEEHRLLVYEYMPRGSLENQLFRRFSVPLPWSARLKIAIGAAKGLAFLHESKKPIIYRDFKASNILLDSDYTAKLSDFGLATDGPEGDNSHVSTRVMGTQGYAAPEYIMTGHLTAASDVYSFGVVLLELLTGRKSVDKNRPSREQNLADWARPMLKNPRRLSRIMDPRLEGQYSETGAQKAAELAYECLRHRPKLRPTTSEVIKVLEPLKDLDDIQMGTFVFAVSTDSESRNCSNESDSEVEKKRENDQYRRRHQLHQEHKKRIRSPKSPLVFK; this is translated from the exons ATGGCTGTCAAGAAGAAGATGAAATGGCAAGAATATTTCCCGAGTTGTTTCAAGCCAGAGATCCCGAGACAGAGCCCGGATCAGAAGAAACCGATCTCGAAGCCATCTTCGTTTCATAGGATCTCAATATCGGACTTGAGTGGATCCACCCTTTCGGAGGATCTATCTACATCTTTGGCGGGCTCTAACATTCATGCGTTTACCCTGCAAGAGCTTAAGGTGATCACACAGAACTTTTCATCAAGTAATTTTCTTGGTGAAGGTGGATTTGGGCCGGTTCACAAGGGATTCATCGATGGCAATCTGAGGCCCGGTTTGAAGGCTCAGCCCGTGGCAGTCAAGCTCCTGGATTTAGATGGCACACAAGGCCATAGAGAGTGGCTG ACGGAAGTGATATTTCTTGGTCAACTAAGACATGCACATTTGGTGAAGTTGATTGGTTATTGCTGTGAAGAAGAACACAGGCTGCTGGTATATGAATATATGCCTCGAGGAAGCCTGGAAAACCAACTCTTTAGAA GATTTTCGGTTCCACTTCCATGGTCAGCAAGACTGAAAATTGCTATTGGAGCCGCAAAAGGACTTGCCTTTCTCCATGAATCCAAAAAGCCCATCATATACCGTGATTTTAAGGCTTCGAACATTTTGCTAGACTCA GATTACACTGCGAAGCTCTCGGATTTCGGGCTTGCAACGGATGGTCCGGAAGGCGATAACTCACACGTTTCCACCCGTGTTATGGGCACACAAGGTTACGCTGCACCCGAATACATCATGACTG GTCATTTGACAGCAGCAAGTGACGTATACAGTTTTGGAGTCGTGTTGTTGGAGCTTCTCACGGGTCGAAAATCGGTAGATAAAAACCGTCCTTCGAGAGAACAGAACCTTGCGGACTGGGCAAGGCCGATGCTTAAAAACCCCCGAAGACTAAGCCGCATAATGGATCCGAGGCTTGAAGGACAGTACTCCGAAACTGGAGCACAAAAGGCTGCGGAGTTGGCTTACGAATGCTTAAGACATCGACCTAAACTTAGGCCCACGACGAGTGAGGTGATCAAAGTGTTGGAGCCATTGAAGGATCTTGATGACATCCAAATGGGCACATTTGTGTTTGCAGTTTCAACGGATAGCGAATCGCGTAATTGTTCGAACGAGAGTGATTCGGAGGTggagaaaaaaagagagaatgaTCAGTATCGCCGTAGGCACCAACTACACCAAGAACATAAG
- the LOC140977342 gene encoding mediator of RNA polymerase II transcription subunit 20a-like: MPIKWILHWQPNAGATVNTQIHSELSQCAESLNGVKEGRWKATLSFYRAMVREQSNPNEFPRDFLGISLVEQPSKYYLVIRGQRLVVEAESSIQMIMEKLQSYKMRVALNFEGNQYQLGDFRLRVGKVVLAHSEGLRGIVMEMEYLPISSWEKSHQIMSEFFDLWKEVLSKSSLPGHFVHTEPSFSEFGLSDQYTSQHTAVQYATIMAQMISTAQSVPRN; this comes from the exons ATGCCAATCAAATG GATTTTGCACTGGCAACCAAACGCCGGCGCAACCGTCAACACCCAAATCCACTCTGAACTGTCTCAGTGCGCTGAAAGCTTGAATGGAGTCAAAGAAGGTCGATGGAAAGCCACTCTCAGCTTCTACAGGGCCATGGTTAGAG AACAGTCGAACCCAAACGAATTTCCACGTGATTTTCTGGGAATTTCCCTTGTGGAGCAGCCGAGTAAATATTACTTGGTAATTAGAGGGCAGCGGCTTGTGGTAGAGGCAGAATCGAGCATTCAGATGATTATGGAGAAACTTCAATCATATAAAATGCGAGTTGCCCTTAATTTTGAG GGGAACCAGTATCAACTTGGGGACTTCAGGTTGCGTGTGGGGAAAGTGGTTCTTGCGCACTCTGAAGGTTTGAGGGGAATAGTAATGGAG ATGGAGTATCTACCCATTTCATCATGGGAAAAATCACATCAAATAATGAGTGAATTCTTTGATCTGTGGAAGGAAGTTCTATCAAAAAGCTCTCTACCAGGCCATTTCGTGCATACTGAACCAAGCTTTTCCGAGTTTGGCCTCTCAGACCAATATACATCTCAACATACGGCTGTTCAATatgcaacaatcatggctcaaATGATATCCACAGCTCAATCAGTACCGAGAAATTAG
- the LOC140977343 gene encoding bet1-like SNARE 1-1 isoform X1 codes for MLSVGCDLKLMDRNTRAALFDGIEEGGIKASSSYSHEIDEQENDRAIDGLQDRVSMLKRLSGDINEEVEGHNRMLDRMGNDMDTSRGVLSGTMDKFKMVFEKKSSRSMFTLVASFVVIFLVIYYLTR; via the exons ATGTTATCGGTCGGCTGCGATTTAAAACTAAT GGATCGGAATACCAGAGCTGCTCTTTTTGATGGTATTGAGGAAGGAGGCATAAAGGCTTCATCCTCTTACTCTCACGAAATTGATGAGCAAGAAAATGATAGAGCGATTGATGGACTGCAAGATCGAGTTTCTATGCTGAAAAGG CTGTCAGGTGATATCAACGAAGAAGTCGAGGGTCATAACCGTATGCTTGACAGAATG GGTAACGACATGGATACCTCAAGAGGAGTTCTATCCGGGACCATGGATAAATTTAAGATG GTGTTTGAGAAGAAATCAAGCCGGAGTATGTTCACACTCGTGGCATCTTTTGTGGTAATTTTCCTCGTCATATATTATCTTACGAGGTGA
- the LOC140977343 gene encoding bet1-like SNARE 1-1 isoform X2, which produces MNSRRDRNTRAALFDGIEEGGIKASSSYSHEIDEQENDRAIDGLQDRVSMLKRLSGDINEEVEGHNRMLDRMGNDMDTSRGVLSGTMDKFKMVFEKKSSRSMFTLVASFVVIFLVIYYLTR; this is translated from the exons ATGAATTCAAGAAG GGATCGGAATACCAGAGCTGCTCTTTTTGATGGTATTGAGGAAGGAGGCATAAAGGCTTCATCCTCTTACTCTCACGAAATTGATGAGCAAGAAAATGATAGAGCGATTGATGGACTGCAAGATCGAGTTTCTATGCTGAAAAGG CTGTCAGGTGATATCAACGAAGAAGTCGAGGGTCATAACCGTATGCTTGACAGAATG GGTAACGACATGGATACCTCAAGAGGAGTTCTATCCGGGACCATGGATAAATTTAAGATG GTGTTTGAGAAGAAATCAAGCCGGAGTATGTTCACACTCGTGGCATCTTTTGTGGTAATTTTCCTCGTCATATATTATCTTACGAGGTGA
- the LOC140977344 gene encoding protein ELF4-LIKE 3-like — protein sequence MEGDTFSGLGNVPRLDGKILQTFQKSFVQVQTILDQNRLLINEINQNHESKIPDNLSRNVGLIKELNNNISRVVHLYADLSSSFTKSMDASSEGDSSGVLKSGGHKRLRPS from the coding sequence ATGGAGGGGGATACATTCTCAGGCCTTGGTAATGTGCCACGGTTAGACGGCAAGATCTTGCAGACTTTTCAGAAGAGTTTTGTTCAAGTTCAGACCATATTAGATCAGAATAGGCTACTAATCAATGAGATTAATCAGAATCACGAGTCCAAGATACCTGACAATTTGAGCAGAAATGTGGGATTGATTAAAGAACTGAACAATAATATCAGCAGGGTGGTCCATCTTTACGCCGACCTTTCGAGTTCGTTTACGAAATCCATGGATGCCTCATCTGAAGGAGATTCAAGTGGTGTTTTGAAATCTGGTGGGCACAAAAGGCTTAGGCCCTCTTGA
- the LOC140977345 gene encoding mechanosensitive ion channel protein 10-like → MESGMALKDKGVNYDVVVEIQNPGTEETSRKSADFQRNGVSESKEDLPRAQKNLVPPPDFSAKPPLGPAIRQRSLSKSAYSKPKSRIVELPQTSKTKPVEENAQTAPPAKSPYVLSPKVASPSVKVNPVTPKASAPITPKTPLMAAAGGDDDEDDDDKVYEAETFKNLKPKRGKKVRFLILIEWIAFVSLITVLITSLTVNKLKGLEIWGLKLWRWCVLVSVIFCGRLFTGWFTNTLVFSIEKNFLLKKKVLYFLFALKKSFRVVIWLALILLAWGLLFNRGVKRSHDATKILNHITRGIVSTLVGAVLWMGKTLLVKLVASSFHVRTYFDRIQESIFHQYILEALSRAPTFDSAVSDDNSRLSCQLSFNSVKTGKQEKGEVINVDKLYKIRREKVSAWTMGGLIKVISSSGLTTVSELIDDSLEEEHGEPKEITSEVEAKGAAKRIFRNVAKPGHKYIEQDDLLLFMPKEEVDNAFPLFEGAAETGRITKSSFRNWVVKAYNERKCLAVSLKDAKTAIEELNKIASGIILIVIIIVWLLLMEITTTKVLVFISSQMLLVVFMFGNTAKMVFEAMIFVFVMHPFDVGDRCVVDGVQMVVDEMNILTTIFLKPDNEKIYYPNSVLATKPISNFNRSPEMGDSVDFAVDFSTSVEKISDMKDKIKAYLESKPQQWRPNFSVQLKEIVDVHKMNMALYVSHTMNFQNSGERGNRKSDLVFELKRIFEELGITYRLLPQGVQVSYA, encoded by the exons ATGGAAAGTGGAATGGCATTGAAAGACAAGGGGGTGAATTACGATGTTGTTGTCGAGATTCAGAATCCGGGCACTGAGGAAACTTCAAGAAAAAGTGCTGATTTTCAAAGAAATGGTGTTTCTGAATCCAAGGAGGATTTGCCTAGAGCACAGAAGAACTTAGTTCCACCTCCAGATTTCTCCGCAAAACCACCCCTTGGACCTGCTATTAGGCAAAGATCTCTTTCAAAATCAGCTTATTCTAAGCCCAAGTCAAGAATAGTGGAGCTTCCACAAACTAGCAAAACGAAGCCAGTTGAAGAAAATGCTCAAACTGCTCCTCCCGCAAAGTCACCTTACGTACTTTCGCCTAAAGTTGCTTCGCCTTCTGTAAAAGTCAATCCTGTTACTCCAAAAGCATCTGCTCCAATTACGCCAAAAACACCTCTAATGGCGGCCGCTGGAGGAGACGATGATGAGGATGACGATGATAAGGTATACGAAGCTGAAACCTTTAAGAATCTCAAACCTAAGCGTGGTAAGAAAGTGAGATTCTTGATTCTGATTGAATGGATCGCTTTTGTGTCCCTAATTACTGTTTTAATTACGAGCTTAACCGTTAACAAGTTGAAGGGCCTTGAGATTTGGGGTTTGAAATTGTGGAGATGGTGTGTTTTGGTATCGGTGATCTTTTGTGGTCGTCTGTTCACTGGCTGGTTTACTAATACTCTGGTTTTCTCGATTGAAAAGAACTTTTTGCTTAAGAAAAAGGTTCTGTATTTTCTTTTTGCCTTGAAAAAGAGTTTTCGTGTCGTAATTTGGTTGGCCTTGATTCTTTTAGCTTGGGGCTTGTTGTTTAATCGCGGGGTTAAAAGATCACATGACGCTACTAAGATTCTAAATCATATAACTAGAGGCATTGTGTCTACTCTTGTTGGGGCCGTTCTGTGGATGGGGAAGACACTTTTAGTAAAGTTGGTGGCTTCATCTTTTCATGTTCGAACATACTTTGATAGGATTCAAGAATCTATATTTCATCAGTACATTCTTGAGGCACTTTCGCGTGCTCCAACATTTGATAGTGCTGTGAGTGACGATAATTCAAGGCTCAGCTGTCAATTGAGTTTCAATAGTGTGAAAACTGGGAAACAAGAGAAGGGGGAGGTGATTAATGTGGATAAACTTTACAAGATTAGGCGTGAGAAGGTCTCGGCTTGGACAATGGGAGGGTTGATTAAAGTTATAAGTAGTTCAGGATTGACAACTGTTTCTGAGTTAATTGACGACAGCCTTGAAGAGGAACATGGAGAACCGAAAGAAATTACGAGTGAGGTTGAGGCAAAGGGTGCAGCTAAGCGAATATTTAGAAATGTTGCAAAACCTGGCCACAA GTATATTGAACAGGATGATCTTTTACTTTTCATGCCTAAAGAAGAAGTTGACAATGCATTTCCACTGTTTGAAGGAGCTGCAGAAACAGGGAGGATTACCAAATCATCCTTCAGAAATTGGGTG GTAAAGGCATATAATGAACGAAAATGCTTAGCAGTCTCCCTAAAAGATGCCAAAACAGCTATAGAGGAGCTTAATAAGATCGCGTCAGGAATTATACTTATTGTGATAATTATAGTCTGGTTACTTTTGATGGAAATCACAACCACCAAAGTCTTGGTCTTTATTTCATCTCAGATGTTACTTGTTGTATTCATGTTTGGTAACACTGCTAAAATGGTTTTTGAAGCCATGATATTCGTATTTGTGATGCACCCTTTTGATGTCGGTGATCGCTGTGTCGTTGATGGCGTGCAG ATGGTGGTTGATGAGATGAACATTTTGACCACAATCTTTCTGAAACCTGACAATGAAAAGATATACTATCCTAATTCAGTATTGGCCACCAAACCAATCAGCAATTTCAATCGGAGTCCAGAAATGGGCGATTCAGTGGACTTTGCTGTTGATTTTTCCACTTCAGTAGAGAAAATATCAGATATGAAGGATAAAATAAAAGC ATACTTGGAGAGTAAGCCTCAACAATGGCGTCCCAATTTCAGCGTTCAGCTTAAAGAAATCGTTGATGTTCACAAGATGAATATGGCACTTTATGTTAGTCACACAATGAACTTTCAAAATTCTGGAGAAAGGGGCAATCGCAAATCTGATCTTGTTTTCGAACTTAAGAGAATATTCGAGGAGCTCGGTATTACGTACAGACTTCTCCCTCAGGGCGTGCAGGTCAGCTATGCCTGA
- the LOC140977765 gene encoding RING-H2 finger protein ATL1-like, with translation MGDHPPSPHLMPPPSSLSKSNMPILYYGLVVVGTAAVVLALYNLVVLKWCTDFSTNRYSRDRQRAMIIGQGSSRRYQNLNLDSVFSFKYKNEVAGQDIRNESECAVCLSVFEEGEELRQLPICKHSFHAPCIDMWLYSHMNCPICRCPVEPPPVLQRSAAMGQLEQSPSMMVPADIQRLAATELPFHPPHGLQGRGMLV, from the coding sequence ATGGGAGACCACCCTCCAAGCCCCCATCTAATGCCGCCGCCATCTTCCTTATCAAAATCAAACATGCCAATTTTGTACTACGGCCTAGTTGTGGTCGGAACGGCTGCAGTTGTGCTTGCGCTTTATAATCTAGTAGTCTTAAAATGGTGCACAGATTTCAGCACCAACAGGTACTCCCGCGACCGCCAACGGGCAATGATCATTGGTCAGGGCTCGAGTAGGAGATATCAAAATCTTAATTTGGACTCGGTTTTCAGCTTCAAGTACAAGAACGAGGTGGCGGGGCAAGATATAAGAAACGAGTCTGAATGTGCTGTGTGTCTATCAGTTTTCGAAGAAGGCGAGGAACTTAGGCAGCTACCGATTTGTAAGCACTCATTTCATGCCCCTTGTATTGATATGTGGCTCTATTCCCATATGAATTGTCCAATTTGTCGCTGCCCGGTGGAGCCACCACCAGTTCTCCAGCGGAGTGCCGCCATGGGCCAGCTGGAGCAGTCTCCTTCAATGATGGTGCCAGCAGATATCCAGCGGCTTGCTGCCACCGAATTGCCGTTTCACCCTCCTCATGGGTTGCAGGGTCGAGGCATGTTAGTTTAG
- the LOC140977347 gene encoding protein Brevis radix-like 4 yields MLTCVARSKQSSDHESPVDHKSEKPDADAAPDKQMIKTLSSQVRSMALKASGAYRHCAPCAGEKEAHLRRETSFLSNGSDLLTSDKFPWSYRRTESYNSSTTAGRRELESRLKGISNGDGTPVSTSRRQVDTVVFVEESEPKEWVAQVELGVLITFVSLPPGGNDLKQIRFSRETFNKWQAQRWWTENCEKVMELYNVPRLNREAFPLPIPPRSEDDASSKIESFEERPLTPPLGREPLPPTFFRPTGGGMACFSSDSLDHQSKLSHSNYDACDAASTPKLSCIGGAKTVTSSADASIRTSSSRDVDRSGEISISNASDLESEWVEQDDPGVYITIRALPDGKRELRLVRFSREKFGEVHARLWWEENRARIHKQYL; encoded by the exons ATGCTTACCTGCGTAGCACGTTCGAAGCAGTCGAGTGATCATGAATCGCCCGTCGATCATAAGTCTGAAAAGCCCGATGCCGATGCCGCTCCTGACAAACAGATGATTAAGACCCTCTCTTCTCAG GTCAGGAGTATGGCATTGAAGGCCTCGGGTGCTTATCGGCACTGCGCGCCATGCGCGGGTGAGAAGGAGGCGCATCTGAGGAGAGAAACGAGTTTCCTAAGCAACGGGTCTGACTTGCTGACGTCGGACAAATTCCCGTGGTCATACCGGCGGACGGAGAGTTATAATTCGAGCACCACTGCTGGGAGAAGGGAGCTGGAATCTAGGCTGAAGGGGATATCTAACGGGGATGGGACACCGGTGTCGACGAGCCGCCGGCAAGTCGACACAGTGGTGTTTGTGGAAGAAAGCGAGCCTAAGGAGTGGGTGGCTCAGGTGGAACTCGGAGTTTTAATTACGTTTGTGTCCTTGCCACCTGGCGGCAATGATCTTAAGCAGATTCGATTCAG CCGAGAAACATTCAACAAATGGCAAGCTCAACGGTGGTGGACCGAGAATTGTGAAAAAGTGATGGAACTTTACAATGTACCGAGGTTAAACCGCGAAGCATTCCCTCTGCCAATACCTCCAAGATCTGAAGACGATGCAAGTTCAAAGATTGAATCTTTCGAAGAAAGACCATTGACACCACCATTAGGTAGAGAACCACTGCCTCCTACGTTTTTCCGACCAACTGGAGGGGGAATGGCATGCTTCTCGTCAGATTCACTTGACCATCAATCGAAGCTTTCTCATTCTAACTATGATGCTTGTGATGCTGCCTCGACTCCTAAACTCTCGTGTATTGGTGGTGCTAAAACAGTGACGTCGTCCGCAGATGCCTCCATAAGAACCAGCTCCTCTCGAGATGTTGATCGCTCTGGAGAGATATCAATAAGTAATGCTAGTGATCTAGAAAGTGAATGGGTTGAACAAGATGATCCGGGTGTGTATATTACCATCAGAGCGTTGCCAGATGGTAAACGAGAACTCAGACTGGTGAGATTCAG TCGAGAGAAATTTGGGGAGGTGCATGCAAGATTGTGGTGGGAAGAGAACAGAGCAAGGATACACAAGCAGTACCTGTGA